A single genomic interval of Aureliella helgolandensis harbors:
- a CDS encoding UPF0236 family transposase-like protein, with the protein MQLKRVRWAVQDETSSTPIDALLDEAEKSFTCGIREMLCRLNQSSSSFVKTAANIARLSSIDISGESVRQLVEYEGRKVTNQLTRGGIDIGWSSADCTLENVPQKSSASSSAASGAVNDQQKPTPTRVYVGCDGVKVPVVTQAEKTKRRTTIKLKRRRSGKKCRPLPAARAGSDQQYKEARIVVAYNESQTLRLVIATRGDCEVTGRLMRSMATTIKLDEATESIANIDGAPWIRNQLEFHNIVDKINLDYYHMKDNAQKARREMFGEDESGATWLTALTNILMEQGVDALLSELLTQKLTCSGRRLQALEQLIGYISERREIIRYRELRARGIQIGSGPTEAQCKTTTQRVKGRGRRWDFANAECMMNLAALEASNLWDNYWGNHAKNAA; encoded by the coding sequence GTGCAACTAAAGCGTGTTCGGTGGGCAGTTCAAGACGAAACCAGCAGCACACCGATCGATGCCTTGCTGGATGAAGCAGAGAAAAGCTTCACGTGCGGGATACGTGAGATGCTTTGTCGTTTGAATCAAAGTTCCTCCAGCTTTGTAAAGACTGCGGCCAATATCGCTCGTTTATCATCGATCGACATTAGCGGCGAAAGCGTACGGCAATTGGTCGAGTACGAAGGTCGCAAGGTAACCAACCAGCTAACGCGAGGGGGCATTGATATTGGCTGGTCGTCGGCAGACTGCACGTTGGAAAATGTTCCCCAGAAGTCGTCGGCCAGTTCATCAGCCGCATCTGGCGCAGTGAATGATCAACAAAAACCAACCCCAACTCGGGTTTATGTCGGCTGCGACGGAGTGAAGGTACCGGTCGTTACTCAAGCCGAGAAGACTAAGCGTCGCACTACGATCAAACTGAAACGTCGACGTAGTGGAAAGAAATGTCGGCCGTTGCCAGCAGCTCGAGCAGGTTCGGATCAACAGTACAAGGAAGCAAGAATCGTAGTTGCTTACAACGAATCTCAGACGCTCCGGCTTGTGATAGCTACCCGCGGTGATTGCGAAGTCACTGGGCGCTTGATGCGAAGTATGGCGACGACCATCAAACTAGATGAAGCGACTGAGTCCATTGCAAATATCGATGGCGCTCCATGGATACGCAACCAATTGGAGTTTCACAACATTGTGGATAAAATCAACTTGGATTACTACCACATGAAAGACAACGCACAAAAGGCGCGTCGCGAGATGTTCGGCGAGGATGAATCGGGAGCCACATGGTTAACGGCATTGACCAACATCCTGATGGAACAGGGAGTCGACGCACTGCTGAGTGAGCTGCTTACTCAGAAACTCACGTGCTCAGGTCGACGCCTTCAAGCCTTGGAGCAATTGATCGGATATATTTCGGAGCGTCGTGAAATCATTCGTTATCGCGAACTTCGCGCTCGCGGCATTCAGATCGGCAGTGGTCCGACCGAGGCCCAATGCAAAACTACCACACAACGGGTCAAAGGCCGAGGTCGCCGGTGGGATTTCGCCAATGCCGAGTGCATGATGAACCTCGCTGCACTCGAAGCGAGTAACCTCTGGGACAATTACTGGGGAAATCATGCAAAAAATGCTGCCTAA